From one Melioribacteraceae bacterium genomic stretch:
- a CDS encoding C69 family dipeptidase translates to MRKVYIFFIAVLILNSISNTYACTNFIVTKGASTDGSVHICYTADSFGFYGELYHFPATKYPEGAMLDIYEWDTGKFLGQIKQARETYNVIGNMNEHQVVIGETTFGGRPELRNKEGIIDYGSLMYITLQRAKTAREAIDIMTSLVQEYGYYSSGESFSIGDANEAWILEMIGKGEGNKGTVWAAVRIPDGYVSGHANQARITKIKLNDPDNYLYSPDVISFAREKGYFEGEDSEFNFSDAYAPLDFGAIRFCDARVWSLFRRVNNDMDKYLPYIQGESLERMPLYIKPDTKLSTHDVMHLMRDHYQGTELDITKGVAAGVYEMPYRWRPLVWEHEDEEYFHERPISTPQTAWSFVSQSRSDLPREIGGVLWYGVDDTYFTVYVPMYASITKAPYNFGEGIASLSKFSWDSAFWVFNFVSNFSYPKFSLVIEDVQNVQNELEGKFLSRQAAIENAALALYKDSPGKAIDHLTNYTNEVADLTIKRWKKLGEDLILNYIDGIKKDEYYKPKNVGYPEEFKQKIIAESGERFKMKKLSVEIDEEYRSAKKDADNLLNSKKYAEAKEAFKKLVELKPDDEYALAKLKLIDETLARIEELHNEKFNSKSSELISH, encoded by the coding sequence GTGAGAAAAGTATATATCTTTTTCATTGCAGTACTGATATTAAATTCTATCAGTAATACATACGCTTGTACAAACTTTATTGTAACCAAAGGTGCATCAACCGATGGATCAGTACATATATGTTATACTGCCGACTCATTCGGTTTTTATGGAGAGTTGTATCATTTCCCCGCTACAAAATATCCAGAAGGTGCCATGCTTGATATATATGAATGGGATACCGGAAAATTTCTCGGTCAAATAAAACAAGCTCGCGAAACATATAATGTAATCGGTAATATGAATGAACATCAAGTTGTAATTGGTGAGACAACATTCGGAGGCAGACCTGAATTACGAAATAAGGAAGGAATAATTGATTACGGAAGTTTGATGTATATAACACTTCAAAGAGCAAAAACCGCTCGTGAAGCAATTGATATAATGACTAGTTTAGTTCAAGAATACGGATATTATAGTTCCGGAGAATCATTTTCTATCGGTGATGCAAATGAAGCATGGATTTTAGAAATGATCGGGAAAGGTGAAGGCAACAAAGGAACCGTTTGGGCTGCTGTCAGAATTCCGGATGGGTACGTTTCCGGACATGCTAATCAAGCAAGGATTACTAAAATTAAATTGAATGACCCGGATAATTATCTTTATTCTCCTGATGTAATTTCATTTGCACGTGAAAAAGGTTACTTCGAAGGCGAAGATTCCGAATTCAATTTTTCCGATGCTTATGCGCCTCTTGATTTCGGGGCAATAAGATTTTGTGATGCTCGTGTTTGGTCACTCTTTAGAAGAGTAAATAATGATATGGATAAATACCTCCCCTACATTCAAGGCGAATCATTAGAACGTATGCCGCTCTACATTAAACCAGATACAAAACTTTCAACTCATGATGTAATGCATCTGATGAGAGATCATTATCAAGGTACTGAATTGGATATAACAAAAGGAGTAGCAGCCGGAGTTTATGAAATGCCTTATCGCTGGAGACCACTTGTTTGGGAACATGAAGATGAAGAGTATTTTCATGAGCGACCAATTTCTACACCGCAAACTGCTTGGTCATTTGTAAGTCAATCGCGATCAGATTTGCCTCGTGAAATAGGCGGTGTGCTTTGGTACGGTGTTGATGATACATATTTTACTGTTTATGTTCCGATGTATGCATCCATCACAAAAGCACCTTATAATTTTGGAGAAGGTATTGCATCACTTTCAAAATTTAGCTGGGATTCTGCTTTCTGGGTTTTCAATTTTGTCTCAAACTTTTCATATCCAAAATTTTCTTTAGTTATAGAAGATGTACAAAATGTACAAAATGAATTAGAAGGTAAGTTCCTTTCACGTCAAGCTGCGATTGAAAATGCCGCATTAGCTTTATATAAAGATTCTCCCGGCAAAGCAATCGATCATCTAACAAATTATACAAATGAAGTTGCTGATCTCACAATTAAGAGATGGAAAAAACTTGGCGAGGATTTGATCCTTAACTATATCGATGGAATAAAAAAGGATGAATATTATAAACCAAAGAATGTCGGTTATCCGGAAGAATTCAAGCAAAAGATTATTGCTGAAAGCGGTGAACGATTCAAAATGAAAAAACTTTCAGTAGAAATTGATGAAGAATATCGCTCTGCAAAGAAAGACGCAGATAATTTATTGAATAGTAAAAAATATGCTGAAGCAAAGGAAGCATTCAAAAAATTGGTTGAGTTAAAACCTGACGATGAATATGCTTTGGCAAAGCTCAAACTGATTGACGAAACACTTGCAAGAATCGAAGAACTTCACAACGAAAAATTTAACTCGAAATCTTCTGAACTCATTAGTCATTGA
- a CDS encoding AbgT family transporter encodes MAEKKTKEGFFQKLLDRVERVGNKLPQPVTLFVMLMGIVLIASLIASLFGVKAVHPGTGETIEAVNLLNADGIQRIFTEMVKVFTDFPPLGLVLVVMLGIGVAEKSGLIAVSLRAFVKSVPPQLITFSIVTAGMLSSIAADAGYVVLIPLGAAIFYGMGRHPIAGLAAAFAGVSGGFGANLFLTGLDPLLAAFTQPAARIIDPNYVVDATANWYLMAASVPIVGIAGTWVTDKILEPRLGKYEAHDELEKSTDEITPLERKGLRWAGITLVICLAITAYLFIPEDAILRDENGGMQPFFVSIVPLMFVIFFIVGLVYGIVTKTVKSDREVAKWTGESMASMGGYIVLAFAAAQFVAYFNWSNLGLIVAVSGADTLKSIGFTGIPLIVAFILVSSLINILIGSASAKWAIMAPIFVPMLMIMGYSPEMTQAAYRIGDSYTNILTPLLPYFPIVIVFAQKYVKNIGLGTLISAMLPFAIVFALVRIPMMIIWMLLELPLGPDAPLYFTP; translated from the coding sequence ATGGCTGAAAAAAAGACTAAAGAGGGATTCTTTCAAAAACTATTAGACAGAGTAGAAAGAGTTGGTAATAAATTACCGCAGCCGGTTACACTTTTTGTAATGTTGATGGGAATAGTATTGATAGCTTCTTTAATTGCATCCTTATTTGGAGTCAAGGCAGTCCATCCAGGAACAGGTGAAACTATTGAAGCAGTGAACTTGCTTAATGCGGATGGTATTCAGAGAATATTCACCGAGATGGTAAAAGTATTTACTGACTTCCCACCGCTTGGATTAGTATTAGTAGTTATGCTTGGAATTGGGGTTGCCGAAAAATCAGGATTAATAGCGGTTTCATTACGCGCGTTTGTAAAATCAGTTCCCCCACAACTGATTACTTTTTCTATTGTAACAGCAGGCATGCTTTCAAGTATTGCTGCCGATGCAGGTTATGTTGTTTTAATTCCTCTTGGTGCCGCAATTTTTTACGGAATGGGCAGACATCCTATAGCTGGTTTAGCTGCTGCCTTTGCCGGTGTTTCGGGTGGATTTGGTGCCAACCTATTTTTAACCGGTTTAGATCCATTACTTGCAGCGTTTACTCAACCTGCTGCACGTATTATAGATCCAAACTATGTTGTTGATGCAACGGCAAACTGGTATTTAATGGCGGCATCTGTTCCAATTGTTGGAATTGCCGGCACTTGGGTTACTGATAAAATATTGGAACCCAGATTAGGAAAATATGAAGCTCATGATGAATTGGAAAAATCAACCGATGAAATAACACCACTTGAACGTAAAGGTTTGAGATGGGCTGGTATAACATTAGTAATTTGCCTTGCTATTACAGCTTACTTATTTATCCCGGAAGATGCAATTTTAAGAGATGAGAATGGTGGAATGCAGCCGTTCTTTGTCAGTATAGTCCCGTTAATGTTTGTTATCTTTTTTATTGTTGGATTGGTTTATGGAATAGTTACAAAAACAGTTAAGAGCGATAGAGAAGTTGCAAAATGGACCGGCGAATCAATGGCAAGTATGGGTGGATATATAGTTCTTGCTTTTGCCGCCGCTCAATTTGTTGCTTATTTCAACTGGTCGAATTTAGGATTAATAGTAGCAGTAAGCGGTGCCGATACTCTTAAATCAATTGGCTTTACCGGAATTCCGTTAATTGTGGCGTTTATTCTTGTCTCATCGCTAATAAATATTTTGATTGGTAGTGCCTCGGCAAAGTGGGCAATTATGGCTCCAATTTTTGTGCCTATGTTAATGATAATGGGTTATTCGCCCGAGATGACACAGGCAGCGTATCGAATCGGTGATTCTTATACAAATATACTTACACCTTTACTTCCGTATTTTCCGATAGTAATTGTATTTGCGCAAAAGTATGTTAAGAATATTGGACTCGGAACTTTAATTTCAGCAATGCTTCCGTTTGCAATTGTCTTTGCTTTAGTCCGTATTCCTATGATGATTATTTGGATGTTACTAGAATTGCCATTAGGACCGGATGCACCGTTATACTTCACTCCATAA
- a CDS encoding C-GCAxxG-C-C family (seleno)protein has product MNKKQTRKEFLTNTSKYAVGAAVGVAGLSALSNGKLFAGSNQATWPLPWVTIDPDEARERGHYLYWNGMDCCSGVFGAFTQLLTEKIGDPWTNIPGEIMLFGRGGGVGWGTLCGTPNGGAAVISSVVGKADSAPLITELWGWYCSSELPTDESNVFDFSTKNYVGELPQNISGSPLCHISVTEWCVTAGKKVSDTERKERCARVTGDTCAKVAELLNAYFAQTFTPTYTDPEEMTTCLACHGAAVFNNVMTKMNCVSCHGDPHGTSSVEDKGGLAVSYKLEQNYPNPFNPTTSIRFSIPQQAKVRLEVYDIRGALVQTLVDSEIYNAGNYEAKWNATDALGSKVASGIYFARLTAGNYMKTVKMNLLK; this is encoded by the coding sequence ATGAACAAAAAACAGACTAGAAAAGAATTTTTGACTAATACGTCAAAGTATGCAGTAGGTGCTGCAGTTGGTGTTGCCGGTTTGAGTGCATTATCAAACGGAAAATTATTTGCCGGATCAAATCAAGCTACATGGCCGTTACCTTGGGTCACTATTGATCCGGATGAAGCTCGTGAAAGAGGACATTACTTATATTGGAATGGAATGGATTGTTGTTCCGGAGTTTTTGGAGCATTTACACAATTACTAACAGAAAAGATTGGTGATCCTTGGACAAATATTCCCGGTGAAATTATGTTATTCGGTAGAGGAGGTGGAGTAGGTTGGGGAACATTGTGCGGAACACCTAACGGTGGTGCGGCAGTTATTAGCTCAGTTGTCGGTAAAGCTGATTCGGCTCCACTTATCACAGAATTATGGGGATGGTATTGCTCAAGTGAATTACCAACGGACGAATCAAATGTTTTTGATTTTTCAACAAAGAATTATGTTGGTGAACTTCCACAAAATATTTCTGGTAGTCCTTTATGCCATATTTCCGTTACCGAATGGTGTGTAACAGCCGGTAAAAAAGTAAGTGATACAGAAAGAAAAGAAAGATGTGCTCGTGTTACAGGTGATACATGTGCAAAAGTTGCAGAATTGCTAAACGCATATTTTGCTCAAACATTTACACCTACATATACTGATCCGGAAGAAATGACAACTTGTTTAGCTTGCCATGGTGCTGCTGTATTTAATAACGTTATGACAAAGATGAATTGCGTTAGCTGTCATGGTGATCCTCATGGTACTTCCTCAGTTGAAGATAAAGGTGGATTAGCTGTTTCATACAAGTTAGAACAAAATTACCCGAATCCATTTAATCCAACTACAAGCATTAGATTCTCAATCCCACAGCAAGCTAAAGTTAGATTAGAAGTTTATGATATTCGTGGTGCATTAGTTCAAACATTAGTTGATTCAGAAATTTATAATGCTGGTAATTATGAAGCAAAATGGAATGCTACTGATGCACTTGGAAGTAAAGTTGCAAGTGGTATCTACTTTGCAAGACTAACTGCCGGTAATTACATGAAGACTGTTAAAATGAATTTACTCAAGTAG
- a CDS encoding tetratricopeptide repeat protein: MNTSIMNEMLGNQYFIARRFSEACNVLEAAYLKNPLNFSIKKKLIICYLQTDQFEKAFQSFYELISDNIEIIMNTDMLKDDCPCPEIIDQTIPELKSNSEAELIIKLGILWLYCDLEKSIDYFEKVPKTHQYYQSVNKILQIEKSQQTKRN, from the coding sequence ATGAACACCAGCATTATGAATGAAATGCTTGGTAATCAATATTTTATTGCACGAAGGTTTTCTGAAGCTTGTAATGTTCTCGAAGCAGCATATCTAAAAAATCCTCTCAATTTTTCAATTAAAAAGAAACTCATCATTTGTTATTTACAAACAGATCAATTTGAGAAAGCATTTCAATCATTTTATGAGCTTATATCTGATAATATTGAAATCATCATGAATACTGATATGTTAAAAGATGATTGTCCTTGTCCCGAAATTATTGACCAAACTATTCCCGAATTAAAATCTAATTCAGAAGCCGAATTGATAATTAAACTGGGCATCTTATGGCTCTATTGTGATCTAGAAAAATCAATAGATTATTTTGAAAAAGTTCCAAAAACACATCAATACTATCAATCTGTAAACAAAATTCTACAAATAGAAAAATCCCAACAAACAAAAAGGAACTAG
- a CDS encoding sigma 54-interacting transcriptional regulator, with product MIERYSKYILDSLAEGVFVVDKEFKLIFVNKAAEKLLGRKSDDFLGSVCKSFCDSDQCQISCPIAEVLITGKKVYDLEANYQKSDGKSLPVKVNASVLEDDENNPIGGIVSFRDDSVNKSIEKLIGSDSHFNGIVGRSKQMIEVFSTIKEIAESEATVLISGETGTGKELVANAIHAASNRSNKPFVKVNCAVLPENLLASELFGHVKGAFTDAVKDRIGRFELADGGTIFLDEIAEMPLHLQTQLLRILQEGTFERVGESMTRKIDVRVIAATNKNLKSEIANKKFREDLFYRLNVLPISIPPLREREDDILILAQFFVDKYAQKYNKNIKEISPDTIDLIQSYNWPGNVRELENAIEYSFVRSKRADSVCLCCLPPHIRPQQECKKQLHPRIIERDEKAEELLSLLRKNHWNKTKVAKLLGVDRSTIHRRLNNISNK from the coding sequence ATGATAGAACGATACAGTAAATATATTCTCGACTCTTTAGCCGAAGGCGTTTTTGTTGTTGATAAAGAATTTAAATTAATCTTTGTTAATAAAGCCGCCGAGAAACTTCTCGGTCGTAAAAGTGACGATTTCCTTGGTTCGGTATGCAAAAGTTTCTGCGATTCGGATCAATGTCAAATATCATGTCCAATTGCTGAAGTACTTATTACCGGGAAAAAAGTTTATGATCTAGAAGCTAACTACCAGAAAAGTGATGGTAAATCACTTCCTGTTAAAGTTAATGCATCGGTTTTAGAAGATGATGAAAACAATCCGATTGGTGGAATCGTATCTTTCCGAGATGATTCGGTCAATAAAAGTATTGAAAAACTTATCGGTTCGGATTCTCACTTTAATGGAATTGTTGGCAGATCAAAACAAATGATTGAGGTCTTTTCAACTATTAAAGAAATTGCCGAAAGTGAAGCGACAGTTCTAATTTCAGGTGAAACCGGAACAGGAAAAGAGTTGGTCGCAAATGCTATCCACGCTGCAAGTAATCGTTCTAATAAACCATTTGTAAAAGTTAATTGTGCTGTACTTCCGGAAAATTTATTGGCGAGTGAATTATTTGGTCATGTTAAAGGTGCCTTTACAGACGCAGTGAAAGACCGAATTGGAAGATTTGAACTTGCCGATGGAGGAACAATTTTCTTGGATGAAATTGCTGAAATGCCGCTTCATCTTCAAACTCAACTTCTAAGAATATTACAAGAGGGAACTTTCGAAAGAGTGGGTGAGAGCATGACGCGGAAAATAGATGTTAGAGTAATTGCAGCTACAAACAAAAATTTGAAAAGTGAAATTGCTAATAAAAAATTCAGAGAAGATCTATTCTACAGGTTGAATGTTTTACCGATTAGTATTCCGCCATTAAGAGAACGGGAGGACGATATACTTATTCTTGCTCAATTTTTCGTGGATAAATATGCTCAAAAGTATAATAAGAATATCAAAGAAATCTCGCCTGATACAATTGATCTAATACAAAGTTATAATTGGCCCGGAAATGTACGTGAACTTGAAAATGCTATTGAGTATTCATTTGTTCGATCAAAACGTGCTGATTCGGTTTGCTTATGTTGTTTACCGCCTCATATTCGTCCCCAACAAGAATGTAAAAAACAACTTCATCCCAGAATAATTGAGAGAGATGAAAAAGCTGAGGAGTTGTTGTCTCTCCTTAGAAAAAATCATTGGAATAAAACCAAAGTGGCAAAATTATTGGGTGTTGATAGAAGCACAATTCACCGCAGACTTAATAACATTTCTAATAAATAA
- a CDS encoding undecaprenyl-diphosphate phosphatase has protein sequence MGIFETIIISIIEGLTEFLPVSSTGHMILASSAMGIHEDEFVKTFEIAIQLGAILAIALMYIKRFLQGIDIYIKLSIAFFPTAVVGFLAYDFIKAYLFNPYVVSISLVVGGIILILIDKKVVNEKSKIESPEAIPYKNAFYIGLIQCLSMIPGTSRAAATIIGGVFNGFNKKQATEFSFLLAVPTMFAATTYDLLKTPVDFSSYEILLLSIGLIGAFISAWIAVKIFLKIVENYGFKHFGYYRIFIGIVFLIFMGLMK, from the coding sequence ATGGGAATTTTTGAAACAATAATTATATCGATCATCGAAGGATTGACCGAATTTTTACCCGTCTCTTCAACCGGACACATGATTTTAGCTTCATCAGCAATGGGTATTCATGAAGATGAATTTGTAAAAACGTTTGAGATTGCGATTCAGTTGGGTGCAATTCTTGCAATAGCTCTGATGTATATAAAAAGATTTCTACAAGGAATTGATATTTATATTAAACTCTCAATCGCATTTTTCCCGACAGCGGTAGTCGGTTTCTTAGCTTACGATTTTATAAAAGCATATCTCTTTAATCCATATGTGGTCTCCATTTCTCTGGTTGTCGGCGGAATAATATTAATTCTTATCGATAAAAAAGTAGTTAACGAGAAAAGTAAAATTGAATCACCGGAGGCGATCCCATATAAAAATGCTTTTTATATTGGACTAATCCAGTGCCTATCTATGATACCCGGTACTTCGAGAGCAGCCGCAACAATTATCGGCGGTGTGTTTAACGGATTCAATAAAAAACAAGCTACGGAATTCTCTTTCTTGTTGGCAGTGCCGACAATGTTTGCTGCAACAACATATGATCTTCTCAAAACACCTGTTGATTTTTCTAGTTATGAAATATTACTCCTTTCAATTGGTCTCATCGGTGCTTTCATAAGTGCATGGATTGCCGTGAAAATCTTTTTGAAAATTGTGGAAAACTATGGATTCAAGCACTTCGGTTATTACAGAATTTTTATTGGAATAGTTTTCCTTATTTTCATGGGATTGATGAAGTAA
- a CDS encoding TIGR00341 family protein produces MIYVVLNLNDKETFDKDFLRFFDEIEFQLISYDKINEIKFETDKDILVTYLDDNSLIEFLPKAAEKKCAVGILPHAEMDYIANGLGVSSDPETAVQEILDYSENHKVDLLFCNGKPVFKSVNIGKVFELIESGSSQNFYTQLFNFLKRIWKSRNLKHVSYSISKDGEELIETSALGIISVEHAHSSLVSRRLVVDSSINDGFLHVLILAPQNIFEMIRFLFRSLLPAKNTIKSIPSFIGYIKSSNLKIKCASPIDFSIDGEKFTADEISFEIKHESLYLAQASIFEKESDVNRNKEKLKIEKLPRGEKKEELIKRKLPLLPRATSEEFIELFKILRENSILTLPYSIMMILSTLIATFGLYADSSPVIIGAMILAPLMAPIVSFSMGVVRYDVNMLRNSIITILVGTIVSLLFAAIVSIITPLRIITPEIGARLSPNLLDLGIAVASGVAAAYAHSKESIAKSLAGVAIAVALVPPLAVAGIGIGWLDWEVFSGAFLLYLTNLAGIIMFGGLTFLVLGFAPFKRAKKGLLYTLIIILLVCIPLTFSFNSIMQEAELTRMLEGTKIEEVTLRDVKVRFGSPLFVSAKLTSSGFLSDNRIKEIKTEIEKIVGDKIRLEVITAVGLE; encoded by the coding sequence ATGATTTACGTAGTCCTAAATCTTAATGACAAAGAAACCTTCGATAAAGATTTTCTTCGCTTTTTTGATGAAATTGAATTTCAATTAATATCATATGACAAAATCAATGAAATAAAATTTGAGACAGATAAAGATATTTTAGTCACTTACCTTGATGATAACTCATTAATTGAGTTTTTACCAAAAGCAGCAGAGAAAAAATGTGCTGTCGGAATTTTACCACATGCAGAGATGGATTACATTGCCAACGGACTCGGAGTTTCATCTGATCCAGAAACTGCTGTACAAGAAATTCTTGATTATTCAGAGAACCATAAAGTTGATCTACTTTTTTGTAACGGTAAGCCAGTTTTCAAATCTGTAAACATCGGGAAAGTTTTTGAACTTATTGAATCCGGTTCCAGCCAGAATTTTTATACACAGCTATTCAATTTTCTTAAAAGAATTTGGAAATCTAGAAATCTTAAGCATGTATCCTATTCGATTTCAAAAGATGGTGAAGAACTCATTGAAACATCCGCGCTTGGGATTATATCTGTAGAACATGCGCATAGTTCGTTAGTTTCAAGAAGACTGGTTGTTGATAGTTCAATAAATGACGGCTTTCTTCATGTACTAATTTTAGCTCCGCAAAATATTTTTGAAATGATTCGTTTTCTTTTTAGAAGTCTTCTACCGGCAAAAAATACAATTAAATCGATTCCCTCATTTATTGGTTATATCAAAAGTTCCAACCTAAAAATTAAATGCGCTTCTCCGATTGATTTTTCGATCGACGGTGAGAAATTTACAGCTGACGAAATAAGCTTTGAAATAAAACATGAGTCCCTCTACTTAGCTCAAGCGAGTATTTTTGAAAAAGAAAGTGACGTTAATAGAAATAAAGAAAAACTAAAGATTGAGAAACTACCGAGAGGCGAGAAAAAAGAGGAATTGATAAAAAGAAAATTACCTCTTCTTCCCCGTGCAACTTCAGAGGAGTTTATAGAATTATTTAAAATACTGCGTGAAAATTCCATTTTAACTCTGCCCTATTCAATCATGATGATACTTTCAACATTGATTGCAACATTCGGTTTGTATGCGGATTCTTCTCCGGTCATTATAGGAGCGATGATTCTAGCACCGCTTATGGCACCGATAGTTTCCTTTTCTATGGGGGTTGTTCGATATGATGTTAATATGCTTAGAAATAGTATAATAACAATTTTAGTCGGAACGATTGTTTCCCTTTTATTTGCAGCAATAGTAAGCATTATAACACCATTAAGAATTATAACGCCTGAAATAGGTGCTCGCTTATCACCCAATCTACTCGATCTTGGTATTGCTGTGGCATCCGGAGTTGCAGCAGCATACGCACACTCTAAAGAAAGTATAGCAAAAAGTTTAGCCGGAGTTGCTATCGCGGTTGCGCTTGTGCCGCCGTTAGCCGTAGCTGGAATTGGTATCGGTTGGTTGGATTGGGAAGTTTTCTCCGGAGCTTTCTTACTTTATCTAACTAACCTTGCCGGCATTATAATGTTTGGCGGCTTGACCTTTTTGGTTCTTGGATTTGCGCCGTTTAAACGTGCGAAAAAAGGTTTATTATATACGCTTATCATAATACTTCTTGTCTGCATTCCACTTACATTTTCTTTCAACAGCATAATGCAAGAAGCAGAATTAACCAGAATGTTGGAAGGTACAAAAATTGAAGAAGTTACACTACGTGATGTTAAAGTTCGATTTGGCTCACCGCTCTTTGTATCGGCTAAATTAACCTCATCCGGATTTTTAAGTGACAACAGGATAAAGGAAATAAAAACAGAAATTGAGAAAATTGTCGGTGATAAAATTAGGCTGGAAGTGATTACCGCAGTTGGATTAGAATAG
- the arsM gene encoding arsenite methyltransferase, whose product MNSSDEIKKVVKDKYAEIAAKNTGCGCGCNTNSNVVEFSMFQDDYSKFDGYVPEADLGLGCGAPTEFAGIKEGHTVLDLGSGAGNDVFIARTQVGENGKVIGVDMTPEMIEKANSNKEKLGFQNIEFKLGEIEQLPINKEVIDVVISNCVLNLIPDKNAAFSEIYRVLKPGAHFCVSDIVVEGELPEGLQKSAEMYAGCVSGALQKDEYLKIIESNGFTNIEIMKSKEIKLPDEILTQYLDESEIAEFKKNNIGIFSITVVGYK is encoded by the coding sequence ATGAATTCGTCAGATGAAATAAAAAAAGTAGTAAAAGATAAATACGCTGAAATTGCAGCTAAAAATACCGGTTGCGGATGTGGTTGCAATACAAATAGTAATGTTGTAGAATTCTCCATGTTCCAAGATGATTATTCAAAATTTGACGGTTATGTCCCGGAAGCAGATTTGGGTCTAGGATGCGGAGCACCGACGGAATTTGCCGGCATAAAAGAAGGGCATACCGTGCTCGATCTCGGCAGCGGAGCAGGGAACGATGTATTTATTGCACGAACACAAGTTGGTGAAAACGGTAAAGTTATCGGTGTTGATATGACACCCGAAATGATTGAAAAAGCAAATAGCAATAAAGAAAAACTTGGTTTTCAGAATATCGAATTTAAATTAGGTGAAATAGAGCAACTACCTATAAATAAAGAAGTTATAGATGTTGTTATAAGTAATTGTGTGCTGAATTTAATCCCGGATAAAAATGCAGCATTCAGTGAAATTTATAGAGTTCTGAAACCCGGAGCACATTTTTGTGTTTCCGATATTGTTGTTGAAGGGGAATTACCGGAAGGACTACAAAAATCTGCTGAAATGTACGCCGGATGTGTATCGGGAGCATTGCAGAAAGATGAATATCTTAAAATTATCGAGTCTAATGGATTTACGAATATCGAAATAATGAAATCAAAAGAGATCAAACTACCCGATGAAATATTAACACAATATTTAGACGAAAGTGAAATTGCAGAATTCAAGAAAAATAATATAGGAATCTTCAGTATTACGGTGGTTGGTTATAAATAA
- a CDS encoding metalloregulator ArsR/SmtB family transcription factor, with amino-acid sequence MANSKTEEFSVNDIWLADIAKAISHPARIKILKILTEINSCMVGNIVEQLPLAQSTVSQHLKELKRVGLITGEIDGPKICYCINSEVLTKAKKQLDQLFTSIGCC; translated from the coding sequence ATGGCTAATTCAAAAACAGAAGAATTCTCAGTAAACGATATCTGGTTGGCTGATATTGCTAAAGCAATTTCGCATCCGGCTAGGATAAAAATTCTAAAAATTCTGACTGAGATTAATTCATGTATGGTAGGAAATATTGTTGAGCAACTTCCGCTTGCTCAATCCACAGTATCACAGCATCTAAAAGAATTAAAACGAGTTGGATTGATTACAGGAGAAATTGACGGACCAAAAATATGTTACTGTATCAATTCTGAAGTATTAACAAAAGCAAAAAAACAATTAGATCAATTATTTACATCCATAGGATGTTGTTAA
- a CDS encoding sigma-70 family RNA polymerase sigma factor has product MLTNKPIQIDAKTRKLYEDFEREAIPHKDALFNFALKLTSEEDDANDLVQETYLRAFRFFDKFELGTNCKAWLFRIMKNTFINEYRKESKEPNKVDYDDVQNFYENIKSEEVQTEHLINDSFSSVFDDEITEAIAELPSDFQTIIILADIEGYSYEEIAEFTSCPIGTVRSRLHRARKLLYSKLYTYAEDKGYVLAD; this is encoded by the coding sequence ATGCTGACAAATAAACCAATCCAAATAGATGCAAAAACTAGAAAATTGTATGAAGATTTTGAAAGGGAAGCTATACCTCATAAAGATGCTTTGTTTAATTTTGCCTTGAAGCTTACTTCAGAAGAAGACGATGCAAATGATCTCGTTCAGGAAACATATCTGAGAGCATTCCGCTTTTTTGATAAGTTTGAACTTGGTACAAATTGTAAAGCCTGGCTATTTCGAATAATGAAGAATACATTTATAAATGAATACCGAAAAGAATCAAAAGAACCAAATAAAGTGGATTATGATGACGTCCAAAACTTTTATGAAAACATCAAATCGGAAGAAGTACAAACTGAACACTTAATAAATGATTCATTCAGTAGTGTGTTTGATGATGAAATTACAGAAGCGATTGCGGAACTTCCATCGGATTTCCAAACGATAATAATTTTAGCTGATATTGAAGGATATTCATACGAAGAAATTGCTGAATTTACTTCATGCCCAATCGGTACAGTAAGATCGAGATTGCATAGAGCAAGAAAGCTTCTTTATTCAAAATTATATACTTATGCCGAAGATAAAGGTTATGTTTTAGCCGACTAA